The sequence CTTGCAGTCGAAATGACATTCTTTGTTTCGCCCAGACTTTTTGAGAAGTTACTTCTCGGTGGTATTGCGCTTATATGTATACTAGCGATAGTGTTAAACATTATTCTTAACGTTGGTGTCATTACAATCCAGACCAAAATTTCGCGTAATTTACGACTAATGGCAATGGATGGCTTTCTTGATTACCCTTACGCCTTTTTTGTGAAAAACACCACTAGTAGACTTTATACGCTAGTGGGTAATGATATGGAAAAATTTGCTGAACTATTTTCAAGTTATCTTCGTTTATTCTTTTCAGCGTTACAGCTTTTAATAATAATGGGTTTTATTTTGATTGTATTACCATAAAACATTTTCTGGCTATTCTGCGTTCTTATTATTTTTCACTTTCTGTTGGCGCTTGCATTAAAAAACAAAGCCCGACAACATACTGAAGAAGTCTTACAAAGACGTGATCGAACATTTGAAAGTTGCTTCGAAATTTTTCGAGTATAAAAGAAATTAAATGTTCGAGATTATATTCTCGATATCTTAAACAAGTATGTATGCTCTCGCAAAATGAAAATGACAGCATTGCAAAAGCCGGATTATTTGAATCACTTTTTAATGCCTCGACCTCAATGCCAACACGATTAGCTACTGTGGTGATCTTTGTGCTCGGATATTTCGGACTACAGGCAGGTAATATTACTACTATCGAAATTTTTCTTCATTTAATGTATGCAGGTATCGTGATTATTCCGCTTACTGCTTTGTTTGAAGCTTTCTCTAACTGCTATTTTTTAAGACATACGTTTAAAAAAATAATACCGTTCTTAAATCTTGAAAGAGAAAGTAAAACCGGTATCATAATTAACGATTTAAAAATTGGCTTAAATGTTACTAATCTATGCTTTTCTTATCCTGCTCGTGTAGATAATATAATTTTTTTTGAGAAAGGTAGTGTAGCTGAACAAGGTAACCACAATACACTATATGTAAATGGGACACGATATTACTCATATCTACAAGCTGCTAGTGGCATAAAAAATCCTCCCGCCAGCAAAGCTTCTTAAATAATTGAATAAAATATGAAGAAATTTTCTTATTATTTGCTAAAGCAAAAAATATGGATTCTGGCACTGTTTATTGTGTCAATGCTTATGGCGATAGCTTTAGCAGCCGCTGCTTATATTTGGAAGATTATCTATGATGAAATCTTTATAAAAAACGATTCGTCCCGGGTAAAATATATAGCAATATTACTATCTGGGCTCATTTCAGTTTCATAT comes from Deltaproteobacteria bacterium and encodes:
- a CDS encoding ABC transporter ATP-binding protein/permease — encoded protein: MLSQNENDSIAKAGLFESLFNASTSMPTRLATVVIFVLGYFGLQAGNITTIEIFLHLMYAGIVIIPLTALFEAFSNCYFLRHTFKKIIPFLNLERESKTGIIINDLKIGLNVTNLCFSYPARVDNIIFFEKGSVAEQGNHNTLYVNGTRYYSYLQAASGIKNPPASKAS
- a CDS encoding ABC transporter ATP-binding protein, encoding LAVEMTFFVSPRLFEKLLLGGIALICILAIVLNIILNVGVITIQTKISRNLRLMAMDGFLDYPYAFFVKNTTSRLYTLVGNDMEKFAELFSSYLRLFFSALQLLIIMGFILIVLP